Proteins from one Homalodisca vitripennis isolate AUS2020 chromosome 3, UT_GWSS_2.1, whole genome shotgun sequence genomic window:
- the LOC124357142 gene encoding uncharacterized protein LOC124357142 isoform X1 translates to MMETTYLNSENISLIENLTGEKIVGLKRKLRISNNKTDGESSRDSNVSSSFSTCMPVDSDTYSDSDFEEHPYSAKKKKLLPKTKSVSGNSKVNVNEDEQIIGAYSCRKEKKKTKCMSKNALMARINRQKKKKYIEDLETKNAELEGENQILKDMLNKSIEEAASLKRQAINLHNVIRNSTEIGSLLKCIHKNTDLQISSSLIKDISRKSLSAIGSKFNEPMFSTPTDIPGNEEGKHLLNPPNSLIKTSVICPETYVTNIGLSDDSTNDLYLGQSNMLLDNENVNSFESETTKRSSRPLSYSQPDIAVDDLFDNVILDSDFRCNTPSRGYETHENEGNLFDDTALLAALVWGMVLHILPALQADVVSNERLQHQL, encoded by the exons ATGATGGAAACCACATATTTGAACTCAGAAAACATATCTTTAATAGAGAATTTGACAGGTGAGAAAATTGTAGGGCTTAAAAGAAAGCTTagaatttcaaacaataaaacgGATGGTGAATCTAGTAGGGACTCAAACGTATCCTCTTCATTTTCAACTTGTATGCCTGTAGACAGTGATACTTATAGTGATTCAGATTTTGAAGAGCATCCATATTCTGcaaaaaagaagaaattattaCCTAAAACTAAGTCAGTCTCTGGCAATTCAAAAGTAAATGTGAATGAGGATGAACAAATAATAGGTGCATATAGTTGCAGAAAGGAGAAGAAAAAAACTAAGTGCATGTCCAAGAATGCTTTGATGGCTAGAATTAATAggcaaaagaaaaagaaatacattGAAGACCTAGAGACTAAGAATGCGGAGCTGGAAGgggaaaatcaaatattaaaagacatgttaaataaaagtattgaagAAGCTGCCTCTTTAAAGAGACAAGCCATCAATTTACATAATGTAATTCGAAACAGTACTGAAATTGGTTCTCTACTAAAGTGCATTCACAAAAATACTGATTTACAGATATCTTCATCATTGATAAAGGATATTTCAAGAAAATCCCTAAGTGCTATTGGTTCCAAATTTAACGAACCAATGTTCTCAACTCCCACAGACATTCCTGGAAATGAGGAAGGTAAACATCTTTTAAACCCACccaatagtttaattaaaacctCAGTAATTTGTCCAGAAACATATGTCACAAATATTGGCTTAAGTGATGACTCCACCAATGATCTATATCTCGGCCAAAGTAATATGCTGTTGGACAATGAAAACGTAAATAGCTTTGAATCAGAAACCACCAAAAGATCATCTAGACCTCTATCTTATTCTCAGCCTGACATTGCTGTAGATGATTTGTTTGATAATGTGATCTTGGACAGTGACTTTAGGTGTAATACTCCTTCTAGAGGTTATGAAACACATGAAAATGAGGGAAATTTATTTGATGATACAG CTTTGCTTGCAGCTCTTGTGTGGGGGATGGTGTTGCACATTCTGCCAGCCCTACAAG
- the LOC124357142 gene encoding uncharacterized protein LOC124357142 isoform X2 — MMETTYLNSENISLIENLTGEKIVGLKRKLRISNNKTDGESSRDSNVSSSFSTCMPVDSDTYSDSDFEEHPYSAKKKKLLPKTKSVSGNSKVNVNEDEQIIGAYSCRKEKKKTKCMSKNALMARINRQKKKKYIEDLETKNAELEGENQILKDMLNKSIEEAASLKRQAINLHNVIRNSTEIGSLLKCIHKNTDLQISSSLIKDISRKSLSAIGSKFNEPMFSTPTDIPGNEEGKHLLNPPNSLIKTSVICPETYVTNIGLSDDSTNDLYLGQSNMLLDNENVNSFESETTKRSSRPLSYSQPDIAVDDLFDNVILDSDFRCNTPSRGYETHENEGNLFDDTALLAALVWGMVLHILPALQDVVSNERLQHQL, encoded by the exons ATGATGGAAACCACATATTTGAACTCAGAAAACATATCTTTAATAGAGAATTTGACAGGTGAGAAAATTGTAGGGCTTAAAAGAAAGCTTagaatttcaaacaataaaacgGATGGTGAATCTAGTAGGGACTCAAACGTATCCTCTTCATTTTCAACTTGTATGCCTGTAGACAGTGATACTTATAGTGATTCAGATTTTGAAGAGCATCCATATTCTGcaaaaaagaagaaattattaCCTAAAACTAAGTCAGTCTCTGGCAATTCAAAAGTAAATGTGAATGAGGATGAACAAATAATAGGTGCATATAGTTGCAGAAAGGAGAAGAAAAAAACTAAGTGCATGTCCAAGAATGCTTTGATGGCTAGAATTAATAggcaaaagaaaaagaaatacattGAAGACCTAGAGACTAAGAATGCGGAGCTGGAAGgggaaaatcaaatattaaaagacatgttaaataaaagtattgaagAAGCTGCCTCTTTAAAGAGACAAGCCATCAATTTACATAATGTAATTCGAAACAGTACTGAAATTGGTTCTCTACTAAAGTGCATTCACAAAAATACTGATTTACAGATATCTTCATCATTGATAAAGGATATTTCAAGAAAATCCCTAAGTGCTATTGGTTCCAAATTTAACGAACCAATGTTCTCAACTCCCACAGACATTCCTGGAAATGAGGAAGGTAAACATCTTTTAAACCCACccaatagtttaattaaaacctCAGTAATTTGTCCAGAAACATATGTCACAAATATTGGCTTAAGTGATGACTCCACCAATGATCTATATCTCGGCCAAAGTAATATGCTGTTGGACAATGAAAACGTAAATAGCTTTGAATCAGAAACCACCAAAAGATCATCTAGACCTCTATCTTATTCTCAGCCTGACATTGCTGTAGATGATTTGTTTGATAATGTGATCTTGGACAGTGACTTTAGGTGTAATACTCCTTCTAGAGGTTATGAAACACATGAAAATGAGGGAAATTTATTTGATGATACAG CTTTGCTTGCAGCTCTTGTGTGGGGGATGGTGTTGCACATTCTGCCAGCCCTACAAG